A single Cannabis sativa cultivar Pink pepper isolate KNU-18-1 chromosome 7, ASM2916894v1, whole genome shotgun sequence DNA region contains:
- the LOC115696963 gene encoding rac-like GTP-binding protein RAC13, protein MSTARFIKCVTVGDGAVGKTCMLISYTSNTFPTDYVPTVFDNFSANVVVDGSIVNLGLWDTAGQEDYNRLRPLSYRGADVFLLAFSLISKASYENISKKWIPELRHYAQNVPIVLVGTKLDLRDDKQYILDNPGTAVITTAQGEELKKSIGAVMYIECSSKTQQNVKSVFDAAIKVALRPPKPKKKQCKQRSCSFL, encoded by the exons ATGAGTACAGCAAGATTTATCAAATGTGTTACTGTGGGAGATGGGGCTGTGGGAAAGACATGTATGCTCATTTCTTATACAAGCAATACATTTCCAACG GATTACGTTCCCACAGTGTTTGACAACTTCAGTGCCAATGTGGTAGTTGATGGTAGCATTGTGAACCTCGGCCTATGGGATACTGCag GACAAGAAGATTACAACAGGCTAAGGCCATTAAGCTACAGAGGAGCAGATGTGTTTCTGTTGGCCTTTTCTCTGATCAGCAAAGCCAGTTATGAAAACATTTCCAAAAAG TGGATTCCAGAGCTTCGACATTATGCGCAAAACGTGCCAATTGTACTTGTGGGAACAAAACTTG ATTTGAGAGATGACAAGCAATATATTCTTGATAATCCTGGGACAGCAGTAATAACAACGGCACAG GGAGAAGAATTAAAGAAATCGATTGGTGCCGTCATGTACATTGAGTGCAGCTCAAAGACTCAGCag AATGTGAAGTCGGTTTTCGATGCTGCAATAAAGGTGGCTTTGCGGCCACCAAAACCGAAGAAAAAGCAATGCAAACAAAGATCCTGCTCCTTCCTCTAA